The following coding sequences are from one uncultured Desulfobacter sp. window:
- a CDS encoding secondary thiamine-phosphate synthase enzyme YjbQ — protein MTNLQLHTYHLSVDLATGPDIQDITSELRGWIKCSGVKTGNLDVFIKGSTGSVTTIEYEPGVVADLKRAVTALAPPGLEYAHEQAWHDGNGHSHVQAALLGPSVSIPVRDGKLTLGTWQQVVVINHDNGPRKRTVFLTLIGCS, from the coding sequence GTGACAAATTTACAATTGCATACATATCACCTCTCCGTAGATCTGGCCACGGGGCCGGATATTCAAGACATCACCTCTGAACTCCGGGGCTGGATAAAATGCAGCGGCGTCAAAACCGGAAACCTGGATGTCTTCATTAAGGGGTCAACCGGATCGGTGACCACCATTGAGTATGAACCGGGCGTTGTGGCGGACCTGAAACGGGCCGTCACCGCCCTGGCACCGCCGGGCCTTGAATACGCCCATGAGCAGGCCTGGCATGACGGTAACGGCCACAGCCATGTCCAGGCGGCCTTACTTGGCCCTTCGGTAAGCATTCCGGTCCGGGACGGCAAGTTGACCTTGGGCACCTGGCAGCAGGTTGTGGTGATCAACCATGACAATGGTCCCCGAAAGCGAACTGTTTTTTTGACACTCATCGGGTGTTCTTAG
- a CDS encoding aldehyde dehydrogenase family protein, which translates to MMTEYALVINGEKVVPKETFDVINPATGEVFAACPKAGVEQLDQAVAAARKALPGWSALADEKRVEYLLQIAGVIENNMAELSQLITLEQGKTQSGPGANFEVGGCMAWTQVTAGLKLEDELIDDNPEETIELTRKPVGVVGSITPWNWPLMIAVWHIMPALRVGCTVVVKPASYTPLSTLRLVELINEILPPGVLNVVAGSSDIGNAMSAHKGIDKMVFTGSVEVGQTIMQRAATNLKTLTLELGGNDAGIILPGTDIEPLLESLFWGCFINAGQTCACLKRLFVHEDDYEEICRKFTDYVTKIPVGDGMDEANLIGPLANAAQFDLIRKYVDDARQQGARVLCGGEPMPGNGYFYPLTLVADVTDEMDLVKEEQFGTALPIIKYATVDEAVERANAVDVGLGGSAWGNDVQQAKAVAQRLESGTAWVNAHGKLHPMAPFGGVKLSGVGTEFGLEGLKAYTTIQVVSVAKPAAK; encoded by the coding sequence ATGATGACAGAATATGCGTTGGTAATTAATGGTGAAAAAGTGGTTCCCAAGGAAACCTTTGACGTGATCAACCCGGCAACGGGCGAGGTGTTTGCCGCCTGCCCCAAGGCCGGCGTCGAGCAGCTGGACCAGGCGGTTGCCGCAGCCAGAAAGGCTTTGCCCGGCTGGTCTGCACTTGCCGATGAAAAACGGGTGGAATACCTGCTGCAGATTGCAGGGGTGATTGAAAACAATATGGCCGAACTCTCCCAGCTGATCACCCTTGAACAGGGAAAGACCCAATCCGGTCCCGGTGCTAATTTTGAGGTGGGCGGCTGCATGGCCTGGACCCAGGTGACCGCAGGGCTCAAACTTGAAGATGAACTGATTGACGACAACCCCGAAGAGACCATTGAACTGACCCGCAAACCCGTGGGCGTTGTGGGCTCCATCACCCCCTGGAACTGGCCGCTGATGATCGCTGTCTGGCATATCATGCCGGCCTTGCGTGTGGGCTGCACGGTTGTTGTTAAACCTGCCTCCTATACTCCGCTGTCAACATTGCGCCTGGTTGAGTTGATCAATGAGATCCTGCCCCCCGGCGTTCTCAATGTTGTGGCCGGCAGTTCCGACATCGGCAATGCCATGTCTGCCCATAAAGGCATTGATAAAATGGTGTTTACCGGATCTGTGGAGGTGGGTCAGACCATTATGCAGCGGGCCGCCACAAATTTGAAAACCTTGACCCTTGAGCTGGGCGGCAATGACGCCGGGATCATTTTGCCGGGTACCGATATTGAGCCGCTGCTTGAGTCTCTCTTCTGGGGCTGCTTTATCAACGCAGGCCAGACCTGTGCCTGCCTCAAGCGACTGTTTGTCCATGAAGACGATTATGAAGAAATTTGCCGGAAGTTTACCGACTATGTGACCAAAATTCCCGTGGGCGACGGCATGGATGAAGCCAATTTGATCGGGCCCCTGGCCAATGCCGCCCAGTTTGACCTCATCCGGAAATATGTGGATGATGCCAGACAGCAAGGGGCGCGCGTGCTGTGCGGCGGTGAGCCCATGCCGGGCAATGGCTATTTTTATCCCCTGACCCTGGTGGCCGATGTCACCGATGAGATGGATCTGGTCAAAGAGGAGCAGTTCGGCACGGCACTGCCGATCATTAAATACGCTACCGTTGATGAAGCCGTTGAGCGTGCCAACGCCGTGGATGTGGGACTGGGAGGCTCTGCCTGGGGCAATGATGTACAGCAGGCCAAGGCCGTGGCCCAGCGCCTGGAGTCAGGCACCGCCTGGGTCAACGCCCATGGCAAACTGCACCCCATGGCGCCCTTCGGCGGTGTCAAGCTTTCCGGTGTGGGTACCGAGTTTGGCCTGGAAGGATTGAAAGCCTACACAACCATTCAGGTTGTCAGTGTTGCCAAACCTGCCGCAAAATAA
- a CDS encoding ISKra4 family transposase has translation MNPAVSLSAVEHLPSPVIDPGQKCYDDIVNFLNSKENHSVKLSDLEQALEKRGRELMRILLQEHLDKLGPSHCEEPVCGADGIVRPKVRPQDRKIETVFGTVSESRAGYGNKGVASLHPLDARLNLPPELYSLELRRRVAENASKSSFDETVETIKKTTGADIPKRQVEELTQRAARDFDAFYEIRQCNPADETVTGPILVITTDGKGVVMHEQDLREQTRKAARKRKPQMESRLSKGEKKNAKRMATVAAVYTIDTFKRTPQDLLPGNDKSNTKTSPHPEQKRVWASLEKSAEQVIASAFSEASHRDPNHEKHWVALVDGENQQLRILKRMAKRQNVALTIIVDIIHVIEYLWKAGRAFHPKSGPELEKWVQYRLAKVLDGKAGLMAGGMRRSATLKKFTDKQRKPVEACATYLKNKAPYLEYHHYLDLGLPIATGVIEGACRHLVKDRMDITGAKWRLSSAEAVLRLRALRSSNDFDEYWNFHEACEYERNHRALYQHGEVPATKLPKPSPKRRGHLKVIK, from the coding sequence ATGAATCCAGCGGTTTCCCTTTCTGCTGTGGAGCATTTACCTTCCCCCGTCATTGATCCGGGGCAAAAATGCTATGATGATATTGTCAATTTTCTTAATTCCAAGGAGAATCATTCAGTGAAACTCAGTGATTTGGAACAAGCACTTGAAAAACGAGGACGTGAGCTGATGCGCATCCTGCTTCAGGAACATTTAGACAAGCTCGGTCCCAGTCATTGTGAAGAGCCGGTCTGTGGAGCCGATGGCATTGTTCGACCGAAAGTGAGGCCACAGGATCGAAAAATCGAAACCGTATTTGGAACGGTATCGGAAAGTCGTGCCGGATATGGAAACAAGGGCGTGGCAAGTTTGCACCCGTTGGATGCCCGATTGAATCTTCCCCCAGAACTTTATTCCCTCGAACTTCGTCGCCGTGTGGCTGAAAACGCTTCAAAGAGTTCTTTTGACGAGACTGTCGAAACGATCAAGAAAACCACTGGAGCCGATATTCCCAAACGTCAGGTAGAAGAGTTAACACAGCGAGCAGCTCGGGATTTTGACGCATTTTATGAAATACGGCAATGCAACCCGGCGGATGAGACAGTTACTGGTCCAATACTGGTAATCACCACCGATGGTAAGGGCGTGGTAATGCATGAGCAGGACCTGCGGGAACAAACCCGGAAAGCTGCCCGGAAACGAAAGCCTCAGATGGAAAGCCGGCTATCCAAAGGGGAAAAGAAAAATGCCAAGCGAATGGCAACCGTTGCCGCTGTATATACTATAGATACGTTTAAACGTACGCCCCAAGACTTGCTTCCGGGGAATGACAAGTCGAATACAAAAACAAGCCCTCACCCGGAACAAAAGCGTGTATGGGCAAGCCTTGAAAAATCAGCCGAGCAGGTCATTGCATCGGCCTTTTCTGAGGCCTCCCACCGTGATCCCAACCACGAAAAACATTGGGTTGCCTTAGTGGACGGCGAAAATCAACAACTACGAATCCTGAAACGTATGGCCAAAAGACAAAATGTGGCCCTTACGATCATTGTTGATATTATTCATGTTATTGAATACCTCTGGAAAGCTGGCAGGGCATTTCATCCCAAATCCGGCCCGGAGCTTGAAAAATGGGTCCAGTACCGCTTGGCTAAAGTACTCGATGGCAAGGCCGGATTGATGGCAGGGGGGATGCGTAGAAGTGCTACATTAAAAAAATTTACAGACAAACAACGTAAACCTGTAGAAGCCTGCGCAACGTATTTGAAAAATAAAGCACCGTACCTTGAATACCATCATTATCTTGACCTTGGCCTCCCTATTGCCACAGGAGTTATTGAGGGCGCATGTCGTCATCTTGTAAAGGACCGAATGGATATAACTGGTGCCAAATGGCGGTTGTCCAGTGCTGAAGCAGTGTTGCGTCTGCGTGCCTTGCGGAGTAGTAACGATTTTGATGAGTATTGGAATTTTCATGAAGCCTGCGAATACGAACGTAATCACCGGGCTCTTTATCAACATGGTGAGGTTCCGGCTACAAAGCTACCAAAACCTTCACCGAAACGACGGGGGCATCTAAAAGTGATCAAGTAA
- the tyrS gene encoding tyrosine--tRNA ligase, whose translation MTVLNVLKERGFIDNQTHDEQLEIYLKAEGLHCYIGFDPTADSLHVGHLVPIMSLAHMQQHGHIPIALVGGGTGRIGDPSGKNEMRQMMTLDTIDKNVQAIKSQLSRFIDFSGGKALLANNADWLASLEYVPFLRDIGRHFSINKMIKAESYRQRIESEAGLSFIEFNYMLLQAFDFLTLFDRHDCRLQMGGSDQWGNILAGVELVRKSRHETAFGITYKLITKSDGSKMGKTAGNAVWLDPEKTSPYEYYQFWMNTDDRDVERFLALFTFLPLQEIRQVARLTDGELNLAKQVLAFECTCLAHGRETALNAKSASAAVFGNCTISENIMPSSRIPRQIENKNEINLPTTCISRDRLTNGVPAFELFFRTGLAKSGGEARRLINQGGAYINGETVAAFDALIDAGHLKNGEVILRAGKKRFHRVKMED comes from the coding sequence ATGACAGTATTGAATGTGTTAAAAGAACGTGGTTTTATCGATAATCAAACCCATGACGAACAGCTGGAAATTTACCTGAAGGCGGAGGGACTGCACTGCTATATCGGTTTTGATCCGACTGCCGACAGCCTTCATGTGGGCCACCTGGTCCCCATTATGTCCCTTGCACATATGCAGCAGCATGGCCATATCCCCATCGCCCTGGTCGGCGGCGGCACCGGCCGGATAGGCGATCCCAGCGGAAAAAACGAAATGCGGCAGATGATGACCTTGGACACCATTGATAAAAATGTTCAGGCCATCAAAAGCCAACTATCAAGATTTATCGATTTTAGTGGCGGAAAGGCCCTTCTGGCAAATAACGCAGATTGGCTTGCATCCCTTGAATATGTTCCGTTTCTCAGGGATATCGGGCGGCATTTCAGCATCAATAAAATGATCAAAGCTGAAAGCTATCGACAGAGAATTGAATCCGAAGCCGGGCTGAGTTTTATCGAATTCAATTACATGCTTTTACAGGCCTTTGATTTTCTAACGCTATTTGACCGCCATGACTGCCGGCTGCAAATGGGCGGAAGTGATCAATGGGGAAATATTCTTGCCGGCGTTGAACTGGTCCGCAAAAGCCGACACGAAACGGCATTTGGCATCACCTATAAACTGATCACCAAAAGTGACGGCAGCAAAATGGGCAAAACCGCCGGCAATGCGGTATGGCTTGACCCTGAAAAAACCTCCCCGTATGAATACTATCAATTCTGGATGAATACCGATGACAGGGATGTGGAACGTTTTTTAGCGCTTTTCACTTTTCTGCCTTTGCAGGAAATCCGTCAGGTGGCACGGCTGACGGATGGTGAATTAAATCTGGCAAAACAGGTGCTTGCGTTTGAATGCACCTGTCTGGCCCACGGCAGGGAAACGGCATTAAATGCCAAATCCGCTTCGGCCGCGGTTTTTGGAAATTGTACGATTTCGGAAAATATTATGCCTTCATCGCGCATTCCCAGGCAGATCGAAAATAAAAACGAGATCAATCTTCCCACCACCTGTATATCCCGTGATAGGCTGACAAATGGGGTGCCGGCCTTTGAACTTTTTTTTCGCACCGGACTTGCCAAATCCGGCGGTGAGGCAAGGCGCCTGATCAATCAAGGCGGTGCATATATTAATGGTGAGACGGTAGCCGCTTTCGATGCATTGATTGATGCCGGCCATCTTAAAAATGGTGAAGTGATCCTAAGGGCAGGCAAAAAAAGATTTCATCGAGTAAAGATGGAAGACTGA
- a CDS encoding AMP-binding protein, with amino-acid sequence MAMTDMSPQAAIDHWLKEYDGETVSAAHFLCDRHAGIPEKIALFYEDAEGNASKWTFRELKDRSSKMAGFLRSIGVKKGDRVAALLPKSPELVITTLATWRIGAAYVPLFTAFGSDAIEHRVSDSGAKVLITNTVHRPKVSDTACYKEDRVAVVTIAGDGGRGVERGDYSFWHELETAQAVDVPEPVRGDDLLIMLFTSGTTGSPKGVEVPVKSLAAFHAYMEFGLDMCEDDMYWNMADPGWAYGLYYNLIGPLLVGKSTLFYGGAFSPENVFRILSKYHVTNFASAPTAYRALKAAGDKVAASYPLSLRVLSSAGEPLNPEVIEWSKKLWGIPIHDHFGQTELGMAANNHHRQDLKGELKMGSMGISMPGFRMAVIDENGNETAPGEEGLFAVDTENSPLCWFRGYWQDETRTKEKYVGENGRYCLAGDTVSKDEDGYLFFSGRSDDIILCAGYRIGPFEVESVLIKHPAVVEAAVIGVPDELRGETIKAFVALKQGLNGDEGLAEELKVFVKKHLAAHQYPRIIEFTDQLPKTPSGKIQRFLLRNA; translated from the coding sequence ATGGCAATGACTGACATGTCTCCCCAAGCGGCTATTGATCACTGGTTAAAGGAGTATGACGGTGAAACAGTTTCAGCAGCACACTTTTTGTGTGACCGCCATGCAGGGATTCCTGAAAAGATTGCACTGTTCTATGAAGATGCAGAAGGCAATGCATCAAAATGGACCTTTCGAGAACTCAAGGACCGTTCCTCAAAAATGGCCGGTTTTTTAAGGTCCATCGGCGTAAAAAAAGGCGACCGGGTGGCGGCCCTTTTGCCTAAATCACCGGAGCTTGTGATCACAACCCTGGCAACCTGGCGTATCGGTGCGGCATATGTACCCCTGTTCACCGCCTTTGGATCGGACGCCATCGAACATCGGGTCAGTGACAGTGGCGCCAAGGTGTTGATCACCAACACAGTCCATCGTCCCAAAGTATCAGATACCGCATGTTACAAAGAGGACCGGGTGGCCGTGGTCACCATCGCCGGTGACGGCGGTCGGGGTGTTGAGAGAGGCGACTACAGCTTCTGGCATGAGCTTGAAACCGCCCAGGCCGTTGACGTCCCCGAGCCGGTCCGGGGCGATGACCTTTTGATCATGCTGTTTACCTCTGGCACCACAGGAAGCCCCAAAGGGGTTGAAGTGCCGGTCAAGTCCCTGGCCGCCTTTCATGCCTATATGGAGTTCGGCCTGGATATGTGCGAAGACGACATGTACTGGAACATGGCAGATCCGGGATGGGCATACGGTCTTTACTATAACCTGATCGGACCGTTGCTTGTGGGCAAATCCACCCTCTTTTACGGCGGGGCCTTTTCGCCTGAAAATGTGTTCCGTATTTTGAGCAAATACCACGTTACCAATTTTGCCTCCGCCCCCACGGCATACCGCGCCCTGAAAGCGGCCGGGGACAAGGTGGCAGCCAGTTACCCCCTTTCACTGCGCGTGCTCTCAAGTGCCGGTGAACCCTTGAACCCTGAAGTGATTGAATGGAGCAAAAAACTATGGGGGATCCCCATCCACGACCATTTTGGACAGACGGAACTTGGCATGGCTGCAAACAATCATCACAGGCAAGACCTTAAGGGTGAATTGAAAATGGGCTCCATGGGGATCTCCATGCCCGGATTCCGGATGGCGGTTATCGATGAAAACGGCAACGAAACTGCACCCGGAGAAGAGGGACTTTTTGCCGTGGACACCGAGAACTCTCCTTTATGCTGGTTCCGCGGATACTGGCAGGATGAAACGCGGACCAAGGAAAAATATGTGGGCGAAAATGGCCGGTATTGCCTTGCCGGGGATACCGTGAGCAAGGATGAAGACGGCTATCTGTTCTTCAGCGGCCGGTCTGACGATATTATCCTGTGCGCGGGCTATCGCATCGGGCCCTTTGAAGTGGAGAGTGTGCTGATCAAACATCCGGCAGTTGTGGAAGCAGCCGTGATCGGGGTGCCCGATGAATTGCGGGGAGAAACCATCAAGGCTTTTGTGGCGCTTAAGCAGGGCTTAAACGGTGATGAGGGTCTGGCCGAGGAGCTTAAAGTTTTTGTCAAAAAACATCTGGCAGCTCACCAGTATCCAAGGATTATAGAATTTACCGACCAGCTGCCCAAAACCCCGTCTGGAAAAATTCAGCGGTTCCTTTTGCGAAACGCATAA
- a CDS encoding acyl-CoA thioesterase, protein MKSEKRVNFEDCDPFSHLNNANYINYFLTAREEQLRTNNVLNIFEHVKETGNGWAVTAHNILYLKPSLLGEELEIWSRMLAFDTFRNLVEFVMLCPEKKQLKSVMHSQFAYISIKKAKPVAVDKETLGLFEQVALFPEENIASIQMADRLKQIKTEII, encoded by the coding sequence ATGAAGTCAGAAAAACGGGTGAATTTCGAGGATTGTGACCCATTCTCTCACCTGAACAATGCAAATTACATCAACTATTTTCTTACGGCCAGGGAAGAGCAGCTCAGGACCAATAATGTACTCAATATATTTGAGCATGTGAAGGAAACAGGCAACGGCTGGGCCGTTACCGCTCACAATATCCTTTATTTAAAGCCCTCTTTGCTGGGAGAAGAACTGGAAATCTGGAGCCGGATGCTTGCCTTTGACACATTCAGGAATCTTGTGGAATTTGTCATGCTTTGTCCGGAAAAAAAGCAGCTGAAATCGGTCATGCACAGCCAGTTTGCCTACATCTCCATAAAAAAAGCAAAACCGGTTGCCGTGGATAAAGAGACCCTTGGTCTGTTTGAGCAGGTCGCTTTGTTTCCAGAGGAAAATATTGCTTCCATTCAAATGGCCGACAGGCTTAAACAGATTAAAACTGAAATTATATGA
- the rhlP gene encoding rhombotarget lipoprotein (RhlP (RHombo-target LipoProtein) is a family of predicted lipoproteins that, in general, co-occurs with a form of rhombosortase, and that has an apparent cleavage site for that enzyme, a GlyGly motif, near the C-terminus.) has translation MNFWNIFKLILLLTATLILTPGCGIQTKQHRSSSVVQYLYPDRQNHVEVPGIPRLALPLRVGIAFVPENSAQSQALTETDKMDLMREVSHHFKKYDFVKSIELIPSAYLMNDGGFSNLDQIRTMYGIDVITLLSYDQTQFTDEGLASITYWTIIGAYIIPGEKNDTHTMVDATVYDISSRKMLFRAPGTNHIKSNATPVNLTEKLRKDSLDSFKVASSDLIKNLDTQLQLFKEKIKEAPEDYQITHRPGYTGGGSLDASFIIFLTFLGGYGLWIKKKRKH, from the coding sequence ATGAACTTTTGGAATATCTTCAAGCTGATTTTGCTATTAACCGCAACCCTAATTTTGACGCCAGGATGCGGAATCCAGACGAAACAACATCGCAGCAGCAGTGTCGTGCAATATCTATATCCTGACAGACAGAATCATGTCGAAGTCCCGGGCATCCCTCGGTTAGCTCTTCCATTAAGGGTCGGCATCGCTTTTGTACCGGAGAACAGTGCGCAAAGCCAAGCCTTAACAGAAACTGATAAAATGGACTTGATGAGGGAAGTGAGTCATCATTTTAAAAAATATGATTTTGTAAAGTCAATCGAGCTTATACCGTCTGCCTATCTAATGAATGATGGCGGTTTTAGCAATTTAGATCAAATCCGTACAATGTATGGCATTGATGTTATCACACTTCTGTCCTATGACCAGACTCAATTTACCGATGAGGGTTTGGCCTCTATCACATACTGGACTATCATTGGTGCTTATATAATTCCCGGTGAAAAAAATGATACCCACACTATGGTGGATGCAACTGTTTATGATATCTCAAGTCGAAAAATGCTTTTCAGGGCCCCTGGAACTAACCACATCAAGAGTAATGCAACACCGGTTAATCTTACAGAGAAACTTCGAAAAGACAGCCTTGATAGTTTTAAAGTGGCCAGTTCAGATCTAATTAAGAATCTTGATACCCAACTTCAATTATTTAAAGAAAAAATAAAAGAAGCCCCAGAAGATTATCAGATAACTCATCGGCCTGGTTATACAGGCGGCGGAAGTCTTGATGCTTCATTTATTATTTTTTTAACCTTTTTGGGTGGATACGGCTTATGGATCAAAAAAAAGCGCAAACACTAA
- a CDS encoding MBL fold metallo-hydrolase, with amino-acid sequence MRPFPGSIIVHVPSQDVLFSGDILFTDFHPYMGDGDLAGWQKNLAFIHAMKVGRIIPGHGPLSSNKDIEDMKAYLLSFDKKAKELSAKKI; translated from the coding sequence ATGCGTCCTTTTCCAGGTTCCATTATTGTGCACGTTCCTTCACAGGATGTTCTTTTCTCCGGGGATATCCTTTTTACCGATTTTCATCCATATATGGGTGACGGGGATTTGGCCGGATGGCAAAAGAATCTTGCTTTCATCCATGCCATGAAAGTCGGTCGAATCATCCCGGGGCATGGCCCTTTATCCTCAAACAAGGATATTGAGGATATGAAAGCGTATCTTCTCTCTTTTGATAAAAAAGCAAAGGAGCTTAGCGCGAAAAAGATTTAG
- a CDS encoding DUF4338 domain-containing protein: protein MQIKQQTFCGRKFTGKEIALIQEVVATCGGLSRRELAHTVCELLEWKRPNDRLKVRECSDFLELLEAKGALTLPEKKQQTKIVFHKSIPQTPCKQPHSTLRGRVEEFTPLEIQRVQNREQRDLFKELIGRHHYLGYAMPFGARLQYLIYVNRPHREIVGCIQFSSPAWRMRARDEWIGWTDERRKVALQKVVNNSRFLILAPIQNLASMILSCSLRELRDDWEQQYGLKPMLVETLVDRQQFHGGCYRASTWIELGKTTGRGRMDRFGKRHGADVKTILVYPLEKDAVHQLREGI from the coding sequence ATGCAAATCAAGCAACAAACCTTTTGTGGTCGAAAGTTTACCGGTAAAGAAATCGCATTAATCCAGGAAGTCGTTGCTACCTGTGGAGGCCTTAGCCGACGAGAACTGGCACATACCGTATGCGAACTTCTGGAATGGAAACGCCCTAATGATCGGCTAAAAGTCCGGGAATGTAGTGATTTTTTGGAGCTTTTAGAGGCCAAGGGAGCTCTAACCCTTCCTGAAAAGAAACAACAAACAAAGATCGTTTTTCACAAGAGTATTCCCCAAACACCCTGTAAGCAACCCCACAGCACTTTGCGTGGCAGAGTAGAAGAATTTACACCTCTTGAGATACAGCGGGTTCAGAATCGAGAGCAGAGGGATCTGTTTAAGGAACTCATCGGTCGCCATCATTACCTGGGATATGCAATGCCTTTTGGCGCCAGATTGCAGTATCTGATTTATGTAAACCGTCCCCATCGAGAAATTGTGGGGTGCATCCAGTTCTCAAGCCCTGCCTGGCGGATGCGTGCTCGCGATGAATGGATCGGTTGGACAGATGAAAGGCGTAAGGTCGCTCTACAAAAGGTGGTGAACAACAGCCGTTTTCTGATCCTTGCTCCCATCCAAAATTTAGCGAGCATGATACTGTCATGTAGTCTCCGGGAACTCAGAGATGATTGGGAACAGCAGTATGGTCTTAAACCCATGCTGGTAGAGACATTGGTGGATCGACAACAATTCCACGGTGGCTGTTATCGGGCATCGACCTGGATTGAGTTGGGGAAAACCACTGGTCGTGGGCGCATGGACCGATTCGGCAAACGTCATGGCGCTGATGTAAAAACCATATTAGTATATCCACTGGAAAAAGATGCTGTTCACCAACTCAGGGAGGGGATATGA
- the rrtA gene encoding rhombosortase: MDQKKAQTLKKIPIITFSIVFISMGTFLLPETTSILIFDREAIFNGEIWRLFSSHWVHFSINHLVYNLLVFVISGWIVERKSSSQFLFLYTLMTFGICMALLLFKPDMIYYGGLSGISCGLIYYCALLKMGEEHWRTVCQGIIIFLPVKVAIELYSNASILPYWGHQPFVIMPVSHAMGIAIAVLFYIGVEVKAIYRIFPTTKIHWTNR; the protein is encoded by the coding sequence ATGGATCAAAAAAAAGCGCAAACACTAAAAAAAATACCAATAATAACCTTCTCTATCGTTTTTATTAGTATGGGAACTTTTCTTTTACCTGAGACCACCTCAATATTAATATTTGACAGGGAAGCAATCTTCAACGGTGAGATCTGGCGTCTGTTTTCATCTCATTGGGTTCATTTTAGCATCAACCACCTTGTCTATAATCTTTTGGTGTTTGTAATTTCAGGCTGGATTGTTGAAAGAAAAAGCTCTTCCCAATTTTTATTTCTATACACTTTGATGACCTTTGGGATATGTATGGCTTTATTACTTTTTAAGCCCGATATGATTTATTATGGTGGATTGTCCGGTATCTCTTGTGGTTTGATATATTATTGTGCTCTTTTGAAAATGGGAGAAGAACACTGGCGGACTGTTTGCCAAGGTATAATAATTTTTCTTCCGGTTAAAGTTGCCATAGAACTATACAGCAACGCCTCCATATTACCCTATTGGGGGCATCAGCCATTTGTAATAATGCCTGTCAGCCATGCTATGGGTATTGCGATAGCTGTATTATTTTATATTGGCGTCGAAGTTAAAGCAATTTATAGGATATTTCCAACCACCAAAATCCACTGGACGAACCGTTGA
- a CDS encoding hemerythrin family protein yields the protein MSLDVYYKTGVLWQDLQHKELIDLFNKLSDQNQKADSSSFTHTIGFLVMYANQHLSLEEGYMDEYEYPDAEYHKKAHKEFIRKLKSFRKDHNSFSHDAIENLLKDIKEWIINHILENDKKFGSFVLAKEEQNFFKNKWSTSNEV from the coding sequence ATGAGTTTAGATGTCTACTATAAAACAGGGGTGTTGTGGCAGGATCTTCAGCATAAAGAATTAATTGACCTTTTTAATAAATTATCTGATCAAAATCAGAAAGCTGATTCTTCATCATTTACACATACGATTGGATTTCTTGTAATGTATGCCAACCAACATTTAAGCCTTGAAGAAGGATATATGGACGAATATGAATATCCTGATGCAGAGTATCATAAAAAGGCTCATAAGGAGTTCATTAGAAAATTAAAATCGTTCAGGAAAGACCATAATTCTTTTTCTCATGATGCCATCGAAAATCTTTTAAAGGATATCAAAGAATGGATTATCAACCACATTCTAGAAAATGATAAAAAATTCGGATCATTTGTTCTTGCAAAGGAGGAACAGAATTTTTTTAAGAATAAATGGTCAACATCAAATGAGGTATAA
- a CDS encoding GNAT family N-acetyltransferase → MKYSVMQPGQEKIVINIVKEAFDKSVAPDLSQEGIETFFQFANIKSLAQRTKSESFAIISYQNDKAVGVIEIKDNCHIAMYFVKPQYQRKGYGKALFNQALSKIIAKRDGIDKITVNSSLNAVSSYERLGFKIQRVRLF, encoded by the coding sequence ATGAAATATTCAGTGATGCAACCCGGGCAGGAAAAGATTGTCATCAATATAGTTAAGGAAGCCTTTGATAAAAGCGTTGCTCCGGATTTATCCCAGGAGGGTATTGAAACGTTTTTTCAATTTGCAAATATAAAGAGCCTGGCACAAAGGACAAAATCCGAATCGTTCGCTATAATATCTTATCAAAACGACAAAGCGGTTGGAGTCATAGAGATTAAAGATAACTGCCATATAGCTATGTATTTTGTGAAACCACAATATCAAAGAAAAGGGTACGGAAAGGCTTTATTTAACCAGGCACTTTCTAAAATAATTGCCAAAAGAGACGGCATTGATAAGATAACTGTAAATTCATCTTTAAACGCGGTCTCTTCCTATGAGCGGCTCGGCTTTAAAATACAAAGGGTGCGGCTCTTTTGA